ACGCAGCAGGTCGATCGCTATTTTCGCCGCTTCCGCCTGTGACTGCTTCTTAACCTTAACCGGAGCGAGCGTAATGTTTTGCAGCACGTTCTTATGAGGAAACAGGTTGAACTGCTGGAAGACCATGCCCATTTTTTCACGCGTTACATTGATATCATGCTTCCGGTCCGTAATGGATTGACCTTCAAAGGCGATTTCTCCACCCGTCGGCTGCTCCAACAGATTCAAGCAGCGCAAAAATGTGCTTTTTCCCGAGCCGCTCGGACCGATCACAACGACGACTTCACCTTTTTCTATCGTAAGATCGATCCCTTTTAGAATTTCCAGCTTTCCAAATGCCTTTTGCAAGTTCTTAACGGTGATCACTGGCGCTCCATCTCCTTTCCAGTCTGCCAAGCAACTTGGATAATGTAAATGTCAGAATAAAATACATCAGAGCGATAACCAGCAGCGGAGTCAGTCCGTCATAGGTAATCGTGGTAATTGTTCTGGCTTGGAACAGCAAATCCATCGCCCCGATCATGCCGACAATAGAAGACTCTTTGATAATGGTGATGAACTCGTTGCCAATGGCCGGGAGCACGCTCTTGAGCGCCTGAGGAAACACAATGTAGCGCATGGTCATCGCCTGAGTCATCCCCAGTGAACGTGAAGCTTCCGTC
This region of Paenibacillus sp. URB8-2 genomic DNA includes:
- a CDS encoding amino acid ABC transporter ATP-binding protein; this translates as MITVKNLQKAFGKLEILKGIDLTIEKGEVVVVIGPSGSGKSTFLRCLNLLEQPTGGEIAFEGQSITDRKHDINVTREKMGMVFQQFNLFPHKNVLQNITLAPVKVKKQSQAEAAKIAIDLLRTVGLEDKKDAYPSQLSGGQKQRIAIARALAMQPHVMLFDEPTSALDPEMVGEVLEVMKKLAEQGMTMVIVTHEMGFAREVGDRILFMDGGVIVEQGTPAEVFGSPKYARTKDFLSKVL